The Maylandia zebra isolate NMK-2024a linkage group LG4, Mzebra_GT3a, whole genome shotgun sequence genome includes a window with the following:
- the rad23aa gene encoding RAD23 homolog A, nucleotide excision repair protein a has translation MQITLKTLQQQTIQIEIDPEQTVKALKEKIEAERGKDNFPVSGQKLIYAGKILQDDTPIKDYKIDEKNFVVVMVSKAKPAVAASPSVSEAPKPPVQDSGSTSTAAPTTNPTPAPAPAPAAVPIPSGEAKEESSAVATEPQQPASSSGGSQGLDASSTLVTGAEYEAMLTEIMSMGYERERVVAALRASFNNPHRAVEYLLTGIPSSPVQESNPPAQAPTSGTTEAPSVPEGENPLAFLRTQPQFLHMRQAIQQNPALLPALLQQLGRENPQLLQQISQHQELFIQMLNEPVGEGGDAPEVGEMGAAGEEGAPVNYIQVTPQEKEAIERLKALGFPEALVIQAYFACEKNENLAANFLLNQGLEDD, from the exons ATGCAGATCACGCTTAAAACGCTGCAGCAGCAGACTATTCAGATTGAGATAGACCCCGAACAAACG gtgAAGGCCTTGAAAGAGAAGATAGAAGCAGAAAGGGGAAAAGACAACTTTCCTGTGTCCGGGCAGAAGCTGATATATGCCGGGAAAATTTTGCAAGATGACACACCAATTAAGGACTACAAAATTGATGAGAAGAACTTTGTTGTAGTGATGGTGTCCAAG gctAAGCCTGCAGTTGCAGCCTCACCATCAGTCTCAGAAGCACCCAAACCCCCAGTACAGGACTCTGGCTCCACATCAACAGCTGCCCCGACTACAAACCCAACTCCAGCCCCAGCCCCTGCCCCTGCAGCTGTCCCCATTCCTAGCGGGGAGGCCAAAGAGGAGTCAAGTGCCGTAGCCACAGAACCACAACAACCAGCTAG CTCCAGTGGTGGAAGTCAGGGCCTGGATGCATCCTCGACGCTGG TGACCGGAGCGGAGTATGAGGCGATGCTGACGGAGATCATGTCTATGGGCTATGAAAGGGAGAGAGTTGTGGCTGCGCTACGGGCCAGTTTCAACAACCCCCACAGAGCCGTGGAGTACCTTCTTACT GGTATCCCTAGCAGCCCAGTCCAGGAGAGTAATCCCCCAGCGCAGGCTCCCACATCTGGAACCACAGAAGCTCCGTCTGTACCAGAAG GAGAGAACCCGCTTGCATTCCTGCGCACTCAGCCCCAGTTCCTGCACATGAGACAGGCCATCCAGCAGAACCCCGCCCTGCTTCCCGCTCTCCTCCAGCAGCTAGGCCGGGAGAATCCTCAGCTTCTACAG CAAATCAGTCAGCATCAGGAGCTGTTTATCCAGATGTTGAACGAACCAGTGGGAGAGGGGGGAGATGCACCAGAGGTTGGAGAGATGGGGGCAGCAGGGGAGGAAGGCGCGCCTGTCAACTACATCCAGGTTACACCTCAGGAGAAGGAAGCCATTGAAAGG TTAAAAGCGTTGGGTTTCCCTGAGGCGCTGGTCATTCAGGCCTACTTTGCCTGCGAGAAGAACGAGAACCTGGCGGCCAACTTTCTCCTCAACCAGGGACTGGAAGACGACTGA